The following are from one region of the Streptomyces tuirus genome:
- a CDS encoding helix-turn-helix domain-containing protein, which yields MPIAVDIDVMLAKRKMSVGELAERVGITPANLAVLKNGRAKAVRFSTLAALCEVLECQPGDLLRWETDGAADPTML from the coding sequence ATGCCGATCGCCGTCGACATCGACGTGATGCTGGCCAAACGCAAGATGTCCGTGGGCGAACTGGCGGAACGCGTCGGCATCACCCCCGCCAACCTGGCCGTCCTCAAGAACGGCCGCGCCAAGGCGGTCCGCTTCTCCACTCTCGCCGCGCTGTGCGAGGTGCTGGAGTGCCAGCCGGGGGATCTCCTGCGTTGGGAGACGGACGGGGCGGCGGACCCCACCATGCTCTGA
- a CDS encoding DUF2975 domain-containing protein — MGKLAVGALRGVLVVLLAGSLFVQAVMVPLLAVDMNGLRPEYAYLRTPILVITVLGIVTAQVVVVCVWRLVTMVRRGTVFSSAAFRYVHIVIGAFVAAALLVFALAVVLAPGEAVAPGVVLLLCGVVMAVLGVALVVLVLRMLLAQAVARDIEAARMQAELEEVI; from the coding sequence GGAAGCTGGCCGTGGGGGCGTTGCGCGGGGTGCTCGTGGTGTTGCTCGCGGGGTCGCTGTTCGTGCAGGCGGTGATGGTGCCGCTGCTGGCCGTCGACATGAACGGGCTCAGGCCCGAGTACGCGTATCTGCGCACCCCGATCCTTGTGATCACGGTCCTGGGTATCGTGACGGCCCAGGTCGTCGTGGTCTGTGTGTGGCGGCTGGTGACGATGGTGCGTCGCGGGACGGTGTTCTCCAGCGCCGCCTTCCGCTACGTGCACATCGTGATCGGCGCGTTCGTGGCGGCCGCCCTGCTGGTCTTCGCGCTCGCGGTCGTGCTCGCGCCGGGCGAGGCCGTCGCTCCCGGGGTGGTCCTTCTGCTGTGCGGGGTCGTGATGGCCGTGCTGGGCGTCGCGCTGGTCGTGCTGGTGCTGCGGATGCTGCTCGCGCAGGCCGTCGCGCGCGACATCGAGGCGGCCCGCATGCAGGCCGAGCTGGAAGAGGTCATCTGA